From one Luteolibacter sp. SL250 genomic stretch:
- a CDS encoding LysR family transcriptional regulator, whose translation MSTSPIRLLLPAPLSFGPGKAELLEHISRTGSLQAAAAAMDMSYMKAWRMVKGLNAMFSSPLVTMQRGGKDQGGAGLTPAGHEVLTLYHEAVATAEAALEPVLVRMNSLLAPHDADSSGSTG comes from the coding sequence ATGTCCACCAGCCCCATCCGCCTCCTGCTCCCCGCGCCGCTCTCCTTCGGACCGGGAAAGGCGGAGTTGCTGGAACACATCTCCCGCACCGGCAGCCTCCAGGCTGCGGCAGCGGCCATGGACATGTCCTACATGAAGGCATGGAGGATGGTGAAGGGATTGAACGCCATGTTCAGCAGCCCGCTCGTCACCATGCAACGCGGGGGCAAGGACCAGGGTGGAGCTGGACTCACTCCCGCGGGCCACGAAGTGCTGACCCTCTACCATGAAGCGGTGGCAACGGCGGAGGCGGCGCTGGAACCGGTGTTGGTCCGAATGAACTCCCTGCTTGCACCCCATGATGCGGATTCATCCGGATCGACCGGTTAG
- a CDS encoding TerC family protein, which yields MFDWFNDPTAWAALLTLTLLEIVLGIDNIVFISILVDRLPESMRKKARFIGLALAMIMRLLLLFTLKWIMGLVDPVFHIPIHPALHDPLFGPDVTTKLIASAGMLGISIKDLILLGGGFFLIWKSTKEIHHKFEGDEESAGSIKKAASFGAVLVQIALIDIIFSLDSVITAVGMAKDLSVMALAVIISVAVMMLSSGAISAFVSKHPSVKMLALSFLILIGTALMAEGLHFHIPKGYIYFAMAFSLGVEMLNLKLRSKGGSTPSPNI from the coding sequence ATGTTCGATTGGTTCAATGATCCCACCGCTTGGGCAGCACTGCTGACGCTGACGCTGCTTGAGATCGTCCTCGGTATCGACAACATTGTCTTCATCTCCATCCTCGTGGACCGGTTGCCGGAGTCCATGCGGAAGAAGGCGCGGTTCATCGGCCTCGCGCTGGCGATGATCATGCGGCTGCTGCTGCTCTTCACCCTCAAATGGATCATGGGCTTGGTCGATCCGGTGTTTCACATCCCGATCCATCCTGCGCTGCACGATCCGCTCTTCGGCCCGGATGTCACCACCAAGCTCATCGCCTCGGCCGGCATGCTGGGTATCTCCATCAAGGATCTCATTCTTCTCGGCGGCGGCTTCTTCCTGATCTGGAAGTCCACCAAGGAAATCCACCACAAGTTCGAAGGCGACGAGGAGAGTGCCGGTTCCATCAAGAAGGCCGCCAGTTTCGGAGCGGTGCTCGTGCAGATCGCGCTGATCGATATCATCTTCTCGCTGGATTCCGTGATCACTGCGGTTGGCATGGCCAAGGATCTTTCCGTCATGGCGCTGGCGGTCATCATCTCGGTGGCGGTGATGATGCTGTCGTCCGGAGCGATCAGTGCCTTTGTCTCGAAGCACCCTTCCGTGAAGATGCTCGCGCTGTCCTTCCTCATCCTCATTGGCACGGCGCTGATGGCGGAGGGCCTCCACTTCCACATCCCGAAAGGCTACATCTACTTCGCCATGGCCTTCTCCCTGGGAGTGGAAATGCTCAACCTGAAGCTCCGCAGCAAGGGGGGATCGACCCCATCACCGAACATCTGA
- a CDS encoding SufE family protein, with amino-acid sequence MTITEKQNELLEELGFFQDWTERYEYVIGLGKKLAPMPEEAKDAEHLIKGCQSQVWLDAHMDGGKVRYLADSDSLITKGMIALFVRVLDDETPDAILTADMSFIDRTGLKEHLAPTRANALNLMATQMKQRALQLSTNL; translated from the coding sequence ATGACCATCACCGAGAAACAGAACGAACTCCTCGAGGAACTTGGATTTTTCCAAGACTGGACCGAACGCTACGAATACGTGATCGGCCTCGGCAAGAAACTCGCGCCGATGCCCGAGGAAGCGAAGGACGCGGAGCATCTCATCAAGGGCTGCCAGTCCCAGGTGTGGCTGGACGCCCATATGGATGGTGGAAAGGTGCGCTACCTGGCGGATTCCGACTCCCTCATCACGAAAGGCATGATCGCTCTCTTCGTCCGGGTCCTCGATGACGAGACCCCGGATGCCATCCTGACCGCGGACATGTCCTTCATCGACCGCACCGGCCTGAAGGAACACCTCGCGCCGACCCGCGCGAACGCGCTCAACCTCATGGCCACCCAGATGAAGCAGCGGGCGCTGCAACTCTCCACCAACCTCTGA
- a CDS encoding UbiA family prenyltransferase: MSHQGRIRPLLATARIANVPSVASNVWVGIAIGSIVQRWEHGGQPVWLHAVLLILAGVFLYIGGNFLNDWHDRDWDAKNRPERALPAGLFSPATYLLIALLCGAAGLVLALLVSWKCAVVAALIILLIVIYTRWHKKAAWAVIPMGLCRALLPVMGFVGFAVIVRFRLTPEFGLPPPSMFITYHAAALLIYIAGLSLGARHESSPHPSAAALAVSKAALVFSGLLAAALWIFLSVKAGIIGFLPFAVWMLVCLTRYRRPIPVHVSALLAGIPLIDWIALLAYCLLMPPLSYPPAIQPYVIACLIIPPLAFTAGRLLQRLAPAT, translated from the coding sequence ATGTCACATCAAGGAAGAATCCGTCCGCTGCTCGCCACGGCCCGCATCGCGAATGTGCCGAGCGTGGCCAGCAACGTGTGGGTGGGCATCGCCATCGGCTCGATCGTCCAGCGGTGGGAGCATGGCGGCCAGCCTGTCTGGCTGCACGCGGTCCTGCTGATCCTTGCGGGCGTCTTCCTCTATATTGGAGGGAACTTCCTAAACGACTGGCACGACCGGGACTGGGACGCGAAAAACCGTCCGGAACGCGCGCTCCCGGCCGGGCTTTTCTCCCCTGCCACCTATTTGCTGATCGCGCTTCTGTGCGGAGCCGCCGGTCTGGTGCTTGCCCTCCTGGTGAGCTGGAAGTGCGCGGTGGTCGCGGCATTGATCATCCTTCTGATTGTCATCTACACCCGCTGGCACAAAAAGGCCGCCTGGGCGGTCATCCCGATGGGACTGTGCCGCGCGCTCCTGCCGGTCATGGGGTTCGTGGGCTTCGCGGTCATCGTCCGCTTCCGTCTCACTCCGGAGTTCGGGCTGCCACCGCCATCGATGTTCATCACCTACCACGCAGCGGCGTTGCTCATCTACATCGCCGGACTTTCACTGGGCGCCCGCCATGAATCATCCCCCCACCCGTCCGCAGCGGCGCTGGCGGTCTCCAAGGCAGCGCTGGTATTCTCCGGCCTGCTCGCGGCGGCGTTGTGGATCTTCCTCAGTGTGAAGGCAGGGATCATCGGATTCCTTCCATTCGCCGTATGGATGCTGGTCTGCCTGACGAGGTACCGCCGCCCCATCCCCGTCCATGTTTCCGCGCTGCTGGCGGGCATCCCGCTCATCGACTGGATCGCACTGCTGGCCTACTGCCTGTTGATGCCTCCCCTGTCCTACCCGCCGGCGATCCAGCCCTATGTGATTGCCTGCCTCATCATCCCGCCGCTTGCATTCACCGCCGGCAGGTTGTTGCAACGCCTCGCGCCCGCCACCTGA